One Pseudomonas sp. HOU2 genomic window carries:
- a CDS encoding NUDIX hydrolase — protein sequence MVDSAKEAAHRAASDAEQIAWVDEQDNLLGALVRADLRERGLIGRGTYIMLFNSAGELCVHRRTLSKAIYPGYWDVAAGGMVQADETYAESAARELEEELGVSGVELTAHDHFFFEDTGNRLWCSAFSAVWDGPLKLQPEEVLEARFIPVEQVLLEIGQKPYCPDSLAALKRYLKAQQSDVAKNT from the coding sequence ATGGTCGATAGCGCCAAAGAGGCGGCGCACCGCGCCGCCTCCGATGCCGAACAGATCGCCTGGGTCGACGAGCAGGACAACCTGCTCGGCGCCCTGGTGCGGGCCGATCTGCGTGAGCGCGGGCTGATCGGGCGCGGTACCTACATCATGTTGTTCAATTCCGCTGGTGAGCTCTGCGTGCATCGACGCACCTTGAGCAAGGCGATCTATCCCGGTTACTGGGATGTGGCGGCCGGCGGCATGGTGCAGGCCGATGAGACCTACGCCGAATCGGCGGCCCGCGAGCTGGAAGAGGAATTGGGGGTGAGCGGGGTGGAACTGACCGCCCACGATCATTTCTTCTTCGAGGACACCGGCAACCGGCTGTGGTGCTCGGCGTTTTCCGCGGTGTGGGACGGCCCGCTGAAACTGCAGCCGGAAGAAGTGCTGGAAGCACGCTTTATTCCGGTCGAACAGGTATTGCTGGAAATCGGGCAAAAGCCATACTGCCCGGACTCTCTGGCAG